A DNA window from Onychostoma macrolepis isolate SWU-2019 chromosome 13, ASM1243209v1, whole genome shotgun sequence contains the following coding sequences:
- the sf3b5 gene encoding splicing factor 3B subunit 5, protein MTDRYNIHSQLEHLQSKYIGTGHADTSKWEWLVNQHRDSYCSYMGHFDLLNYFAVAENESKARVRFNLMEKMLQPCGPPADKPEDA, encoded by the coding sequence ATGACAGACCGTTACAACATCCACAGTCAGCTGGAGCATCTGCAGTCGAAGTACATCGGCACAGGCCACGCAGACACCAGCAAATGGGAATGGCTGGTTAACCAGCACAGAGACTCATACTGCTCCTACATGGGCCATTTCGACCTTCTCAATTACTTTGCCGTCGCTGAGAACGAGAGCAAGGCTCGGGTCCGCTTTAACCTGATGGAGAAGATGCTGCAGCCGTGTGGTCCACCAGCTGACAAACCTGAAGATGCTTAG